One Paraburkholderia sp. HP33-1 genomic region harbors:
- a CDS encoding penicillin acylase family protein, whose amino-acid sequence MRSNVSLQRRVAALLITLPVAAALQSCASPDTDSVTHAGPYRAEIRRTALGIPHIKADDWGSLGYGYGYVQAQDNLCTMAESFVTYRGERSRFFGANARPASGATFGESDNLNSDFFFRFIADDAAIARYRRSQTDDMRALIDGFVAGYNRYVADLAHGDFPGAHADCRAEPWLGRISNADIYRRQYAANLAGGEARFVHAIATAQPPQATPVPPHSALPDDGHVDTPLAEFGGHAGIGSNALAFGADATHIGSALLLGNPHWFWTGPDRFYQAQLTIPGRLNVSGVSFLGVPLVMIGFNDNVAWTHTVSTAKRFGLFELTLVPGAPTQYQVDGKTEAMTPTRVSVEVRADDGSLHTVSRTLYRSRYGPLVNLRAMSPALAWNAQQAFALRDINVDNFRAFENFLEWNQATSLDDFIRIQKKNAAMPWVNTIAIGRDDPRVWYADIGAIPDVPDDLAQRCTPPVGKALAQMMPGVPVLDGSRGDCDWRDEAAAVQHHALPVAQMPSLLRRDYVGNFNDSYWLSNPAAPLTGYAKIIGATSAPQTLRTRLGHTIAAQLQTDPHGVSADALGHAALDSRSMSALLFKQPVLDLLCSSEALAALPADPNADEQRAACKVLAAWDDTAAAGAVGATLWDELWRRLLTIPPAQLYAVPFDPAKPLTTPAGITADPAKLAAALHDALAALQRAGIAIDAPRSAALYVQRNAERIPLFGGCDAGGYFTAACAAHPFDESGYSMNVKPMGDTYLQIVSFAGAQVIAHTLLAPSESDDPASAHYADGTRDYAAQRWTLIPFSEESIAHDPALSVRTLSSSDAKAQ is encoded by the coding sequence ATGCGTTCGAACGTCTCCCTGCAGCGCCGCGTCGCCGCGCTGCTCATTACCCTGCCCGTCGCCGCCGCGCTGCAAAGCTGCGCGAGCCCGGATACCGACAGCGTCACGCATGCCGGCCCCTATCGCGCCGAGATCCGCCGCACGGCGCTCGGCATTCCGCACATCAAGGCCGACGACTGGGGCAGCCTCGGCTACGGATACGGCTACGTACAGGCACAAGACAATCTGTGCACGATGGCCGAAAGCTTCGTCACCTATCGCGGCGAACGCTCTCGCTTCTTCGGCGCGAACGCGCGCCCCGCGTCAGGCGCGACGTTCGGCGAGTCCGACAATCTCAACTCGGACTTCTTCTTCCGTTTCATCGCCGACGATGCCGCCATCGCGCGCTACCGCAGAAGCCAGACGGACGACATGCGCGCGCTGATCGACGGCTTCGTCGCCGGCTATAACCGCTACGTCGCCGATCTCGCGCACGGTGATTTTCCGGGTGCGCATGCGGATTGCCGCGCGGAGCCGTGGCTCGGCAGGATTAGCAACGCGGATATCTATCGGCGTCAGTACGCGGCGAATCTGGCTGGTGGCGAAGCGCGCTTCGTCCATGCGATCGCGACCGCGCAACCGCCGCAGGCCACGCCGGTGCCGCCGCACAGCGCATTGCCCGATGACGGCCATGTCGATACACCGCTCGCTGAATTCGGCGGCCACGCAGGCATCGGCAGCAACGCGCTCGCGTTCGGCGCGGACGCGACGCACATCGGCAGCGCGCTGCTGCTCGGCAATCCGCACTGGTTCTGGACCGGCCCCGATCGCTTCTACCAGGCTCAGCTCACTATTCCAGGCAGGCTGAACGTCAGTGGCGTGTCTTTTCTGGGCGTGCCGCTGGTCATGATCGGCTTCAACGACAACGTCGCGTGGACGCACACCGTGTCCACCGCGAAGCGCTTCGGCCTCTTCGAGCTGACGCTCGTGCCTGGCGCGCCGACCCAATATCAGGTCGATGGCAAGACCGAAGCGATGACACCAACGCGCGTAAGCGTCGAAGTGCGCGCCGACGACGGTTCGCTGCATACCGTGTCGCGCACGCTGTACCGCTCGCGCTACGGTCCGCTCGTCAATCTCCGCGCGATGTCGCCCGCGCTCGCGTGGAATGCGCAGCAAGCGTTCGCGTTACGCGATATCAACGTCGACAACTTCCGCGCGTTTGAAAACTTCCTCGAATGGAATCAGGCGACTTCGCTCGATGATTTCATTCGCATCCAGAAGAAGAACGCGGCCATGCCGTGGGTCAACACGATCGCGATCGGCCGCGACGATCCGCGCGTCTGGTACGCGGATATCGGCGCGATCCCGGACGTGCCCGACGACCTCGCGCAGCGCTGCACGCCGCCGGTCGGCAAGGCACTCGCTCAGATGATGCCCGGCGTGCCGGTCCTCGACGGTTCGCGCGGCGACTGCGACTGGCGCGACGAGGCCGCAGCCGTGCAGCATCATGCGTTGCCGGTCGCGCAAATGCCGTCGCTGTTGCGGCGCGACTATGTCGGCAATTTCAACGACAGTTACTGGCTCAGTAACCCGGCCGCTCCACTGACCGGCTACGCGAAGATCATCGGCGCGACCAGCGCGCCGCAGACGCTGCGCACACGTCTCGGTCATACGATTGCCGCGCAATTGCAGACCGATCCGCATGGCGTTTCCGCGGATGCGCTCGGCCACGCGGCACTCGATAGCCGCTCGATGTCGGCGTTGCTGTTCAAGCAACCAGTGCTCGACCTTCTGTGCAGCAGCGAAGCGCTCGCGGCCCTGCCGGCCGATCCGAACGCCGACGAACAGCGCGCGGCGTGCAAAGTACTCGCCGCATGGGACGATACGGCAGCGGCCGGCGCAGTGGGTGCGACCTTGTGGGACGAACTGTGGCGGCGTCTACTAACGATTCCGCCCGCGCAGCTATACGCGGTGCCGTTCGATCCCGCGAAGCCATTAACCACGCCCGCGGGCATCACCGCCGATCCCGCGAAGCTCGCCGCCGCGCTCCATGACGCGCTCGCGGCCCTGCAACGCGCCGGCATCGCGATCGATGCGCCGCGCAGCGCGGCACTCTACGTGCAACGCAACGCCGAGCGCATTCCACTATTCGGTGGTTGCGATGCGGGCGGCTATTTCACCGCGGCGTGCGCCGCGCACCCGTTCGATGAGAGTGGCTATTCGATGAACGTCAAGCCAATGGGCGATACGTACTTGCAGATCGTGTCGTTCGCCGGCGCTCAGGTGATCGCGCACACGCTGCTCGCGCCGTCCGAATCGGACGATCCGGCGTCTGCGCACTACGCCGACGGTACGCGCGATTACGCAGCACAACGCTGGACGCTTATCCCCTTCTCGGAAGAATCGATTGCGCACGATCCTGCGTTGAGTGTCCGCACGCTGAGTTCGTCTGATGCGAAAGCGCAATGA
- a CDS encoding PDR/VanB family oxidoreductase, which translates to MNHPVLNVVVARRRDEALGITSFELASENGQPLPAFDAGSHVDVHLPNGLVRQYSLCNDPRETHRYLIAVLRDEAGRGGSKAVHDLVREGDRLQISAPRNHFALADDAAHHLLLAGGIGVTPILCMAERLAATGASFEMHYCTRSKERTAFVERLAQAGFAKSVQLHHDDDPGGSTFDIEQALSDAPAGTHLYVCGPRGFMDFVLETARARGWPENRLHYEFFGAPANQAATGGSFQVRIATSGATIDVPPECTVVQALAAHGVEVITSCEQGVCGTCLTRVLSGEPDHRDSYLTDEERAANDQFLPCCSRAKSPLLVLDL; encoded by the coding sequence ATGAATCATCCCGTCCTGAATGTCGTGGTTGCGCGCCGGCGCGACGAAGCGCTCGGTATCACGAGTTTTGAACTCGCGAGCGAAAACGGTCAACCGTTGCCCGCTTTCGACGCCGGTTCGCATGTCGACGTGCATTTACCCAATGGGCTCGTGCGGCAGTACTCCCTGTGCAATGATCCGCGCGAAACGCATCGCTATCTGATCGCGGTGCTGCGTGATGAAGCGGGACGCGGCGGATCGAAAGCCGTGCATGATCTGGTCCGCGAAGGCGACCGCCTGCAGATCAGCGCGCCGCGCAATCATTTCGCGCTCGCTGACGATGCAGCACATCATCTGCTGCTCGCGGGCGGTATCGGTGTCACGCCGATTCTCTGCATGGCCGAGCGGCTTGCCGCCACGGGCGCGTCGTTCGAGATGCACTATTGCACGCGTTCGAAGGAACGCACGGCGTTCGTAGAGCGCCTCGCGCAGGCTGGCTTTGCGAAGTCGGTCCAGCTTCATCACGATGACGATCCGGGGGGATCGACGTTCGATATCGAGCAGGCGCTGAGCGATGCGCCGGCCGGCACGCATCTCTATGTGTGCGGTCCGCGCGGCTTCATGGACTTCGTGCTCGAGACCGCGCGCGCCAGGGGCTGGCCGGAAAACAGGCTGCACTACGAGTTCTTCGGCGCACCCGCGAATCAGGCAGCGACGGGCGGCAGCTTTCAGGTGCGCATCGCGACCAGCGGCGCAACCATCGACGTACCGCCGGAATGTACGGTCGTCCAGGCGCTGGCCGCGCATGGCGTCGAGGTCATCACGTCGTGCGAACAGGGGGTGTGCGGCACCTGTCTGACGCGGGTGCTGTCCGGCGAGCCGGATCATCGGGATTCGTATCTGACCGACGAGGAACGCGCGGCGAACGATCAGTTCCTGCCGTGCTGCTCGCGCGCGAAATCGCCGCTACTGGTGCTCGATCTGTGA